Proteins encoded in a region of the Sugiyamaella lignohabitans strain CBS 10342 chromosome B, complete sequence genome:
- the HOG1 gene encoding mitogen-activated protein kinase HOG1 (Mitogen-activated protein kinase involved in osmoregulation; controls global reallocation of RNAPII in osmotic shock; activates CDC28 by stimulating antisense RNA transcription; mediates recruitment/activation of RNAPII at Hot1p-dependent promoters; with Mrc1p defines novel S-phase checkpoint that prevent conflicts between DNA replication and transcription; nuclear form represses pseudohyphal growth; autophosphorylates; protein abundance increases under DNA replication stress; GO_component: GO:0005737 - cytoplasm [Evidence IEA,IEA]; GO_component: GO:0005737 - cytoplasm [Evidence IDA] [PMID 10817757]; GO_component: GO:0005737 - cytoplasm [Evidence IDA] [PMID 11914276]; GO_component: GO:0005634 - nucleus [Evidence IEA,IEA]; GO_component: GO:0005634 - nucleus [Evidence IDA] [PMID 10817757]; GO_function: GO:0005524 - ATP binding [Evidence IEA,IEA]; GO_function: GO:0004707 - MAP kinase activity [Evidence IEA,IEA]; GO_function: GO:0004707 - MAP kinase activity [Evidence IDA] [PMID 10805732]; GO_function: GO:0004707 - MAP kinase activity [Evidence ISS] [PMID 7681220]; GO_function: GO:0003682 - chromatin binding [Evidence IDA] [PMID 24508389]; GO_function: GO:0016301 - kinase activity [Evidence IEA]; GO_function: GO:0000166 - nucleotide binding [Evidence IEA]; GO_function: GO:0004672 - protein kinase activity [Evidence IEA]; GO_function: GO:0004674 - protein serine/threonine kinase activity [Evidence IEA,IEA]; GO_function: GO:0016740 - transferase activity [Evidence IEA]; GO_function: GO:0016772 - transferase activity, transferring phosphorus-containing groups [Evidence IEA]; GO_process: GO:0000165 - MAPK cascade [Evidence IEA,IEA]; GO_process: GO:0034605 - cellular response to heat [Evidence IMP] [PMID 12455951]; GO_process: GO:0071470 - cellular response to osmotic stress [Evidence IMP] [PMID 23158682]; GO_process: GO:0006972 - hyperosmotic response [Evidence IMP] [PMID 7681220]; GO_process: GO:0007231 - osmosensory signaling pathway [Evidence IMP] [PMID 7681220]; GO_process: GO:0016310 - phosphorylation [Evidence IEA]; GO_process: GO:0045944 - positive regulation of transcription from RNA polymerase II promoter [Evidence IDA] [PMID 12743037]; GO_process: GO:0061393 - positive regulation of transcription from RNA polymerase II promoter in response to osmotic stress [Evidence IMP] [PMID 24508389]; GO_process: GO:0006468 - protein phosphorylation [Evidence IEA]; GO_process: GO:0006468 - protein phosphorylation [Evidence IDA] [PMID 10805732]; GO_process: GO:0033262 - regulation of nuclear cell cycle DNA replication [Evidence IDA] [PMID 23178807]; GO_process: GO:0061392 - regulation of transcription from RNA polymerase II promoter in response to osmotic stress [Evidence IDA] [PMID 23178807]; GO_process: GO:0006355 - regulation of transcription, DNA-templated [Evidence IEA]; GO_process: GO:0046685 - response to arsenic-containing substance [Evidence IGI,IMP] [PMID 16885417]; GO_process: GO:0006351 - transcription, DNA-templated [Evidence IEA]), whose product MKPFSTPVLAKRTYRELKLLKHLRHENLISLSDIFISPLEDIYFVTELLGTDLHRLLTSRPLEKQFIQYFLYQILRGLKYVHSAGVVHRDLKPSNILINENCDLKICDFGLARIQDPQMTGYVSTRYYRAPEIMLTWQKYDVEVDIWSAGCIFAEMLEGKPLFPGQDHVHQFSIITELLGSPPEDVIDTIGSENTLRFVKSLPKRERIPLSQKFKNGDPDAIDLMEKMLVFDPRKRITASDALAHPYLAPYHDPTDEPVADEKFDWSFNDADLPVDTWKVMMYSEILDFHNVDSSAVSVTGGGEQVPIISDAKEVSAQ is encoded by the coding sequence ATGAAGCCATTTAGTACCCCTGTACTGGCTAAACGAACATACCGTGAACTGAAGCTTCTAAAGCACCTTCGTCACGAAAATTTGATTAGCTTAAGtgacatttttatttctccGTTAGAAGacatttattttgttacCGAATTATTAGGAACCGACTTACATCGATTATTAACGTCCCGTCCATTAGAAAAACAGTTTATCCAGTACTTTTTGTACCAGATTCTTCGTGGACTTAAGTATGTTCATTCAGCTGGCGTGGTCCACAGAGACCTGAAGCCAAGTAACATTCTCATCAACGAAAATTGCGACTTGAAGATTTGTGATTTCGGCCTTGCGCGTATACAAGATCCTCAAATGACTGGATATGTTTCTACGAGATACTACAGAGCTCCTGAGATTATGCTTACATGGCAAAAATACGACGTTGAAGTCGATATCTGGAGTGCTGGCTGTATCTTTGCCGAGATGTTAGAAGGAAAGCCATTATTTCCTGGTCAAGATCATGTTCACCAATTTTCTATTATCACTGAACTGTTAGGAAGCCCCCCCGAAGACGTCATTGACACTATTGGAAGTGAAAACACTCTTAGATTTGTCAAGTCTCTACCaaaaagagagagaatTCCATTATCACaaaagttcaaaaatgGCGACCCTGACGCTATTGATCTTATGGAAAAGATGCTTGTCTTTGATCCTAGAAAACGTATTACCGCCAGCGATGCTCTAGCTCATCCTTACCTTGCTCCTTATCATGACCCTACTGATGAGCCTGTAGCTGACGAAAAATTCGACTGGTCCTTCAACGATGCTGATCTGCCTGTTGACACTTGGAAAGTTATGATGTACAGTGAAATTCTTGACTTTCACAATGTCGACAGTTCTGCTGTATCTGTTACGGGTGGTGGAGAGCAGGTACCAATAATTTCTGATGCTAAAGAGGTTTCTGCACAATAG
- the YCF1 gene encoding ATP-binding cassette glutathione S-conjugate transporter YCF1 (Vacuolar glutathione S-conjugate transporter; member of ATP-binding cassette family; ATPase activity required to support vacuole fusion; forms stable complexes with vacuole fusion machinery; regulates Vam7p recruitment to vacuoles; has role in detoxifying metals such as cadmium, mercury, and arsenite; also transports unconjugated bilirubin, selenodigluthatione, and oxidized glutathione; similar to human cystic fibrosis protein CFTR; GO_component: GO:0000329 - fungal-type vacuole membrane [Evidence IDA] [PMID 23658021]; GO_component: GO:0000329 - fungal-type vacuole membrane [Evidence IDA] [PMID 8692889]; GO_component: GO:0016021 - integral component of membrane [Evidence IEA,IEA]; GO_component: GO:0016021 - integral component of membrane [Evidence ISM] [PMID 12192589]; GO_component: GO:0016020 - membrane [Evidence IEA]; GO_component: GO:0005774 - vacuolar membrane [Evidence IEA]; GO_component: GO:0005773 - vacuole [Evidence IEA]; GO_function: GO:0005524 - ATP binding [Evidence IEA,IEA]; GO_function: GO:0016887 - ATPase activity [Evidence IEA]; GO_function: GO:0042626 - ATPase activity, coupled to transmembrane movement of substances [Evidence IEA]; GO_function: GO:0015127 - bilirubin transmembrane transporter activity [Evidence IGI,IMP] [PMID 10790694]; GO_function: GO:0015431 - glutathione S-conjugate-exporting ATPase activity [Evidence IDA] [PMID 10220408]; GO_function: GO:0015431 - glutathione S-conjugate-exporting ATPase activity [Evidence IDA] [PMID 12383937]; GO_function: GO:0015431 - glutathione S-conjugate-exporting ATPase activity [Evidence IDA] [PMID 12755704]; GO_function: GO:0015431 - glutathione S-conjugate-exporting ATPase activity [Evidence IDA] [PMID 9217966]; GO_function: GO:0017111 - nucleoside-triphosphatase activity [Evidence IEA]; GO_function: GO:0000166 - nucleotide binding [Evidence IEA,IEA]; GO_process: GO:0006200 - ATP catabolic process [Evidence IEA]; GO_process: GO:0015723 - bilirubin transport [Evidence IGI,IMP] [PMID 10790694]; GO_process: GO:0008152 - metabolic process [Evidence IEA]; GO_process: GO:0046686 - response to cadmium ion [Evidence IEA]; GO_process: GO:0010038 - response to metal ion [Evidence IDA] [PMID 10220408]; GO_process: GO:0010038 - response to metal ion [Evidence IDA] [PMID 12755704]; GO_process: GO:0010038 - response to metal ion [Evidence IDA] [PMID 9217966]; GO_process: GO:0055085 - transmembrane transport [Evidence IEA]; GO_process: GO:0055085 - transmembrane transport [Evidence IMP] [PMID 10790694]; GO_process: GO:0006810 - transport [Evidence IEA,IEA]; GO_process: GO:0042144 - vacuole fusion, non-autophagic [Evidence IMP] [PMID 23658021]), with product MNRNIWKWYLTADLGSHWFCSSRSMGLSHGINHFVDYEVANAQLALVSESTDQSSFLAGVTSSVGSLAGDIVSKCFLCKDPQGWGPVSESQFSLTPCFVDGVVLNFPNLLLLTLGSYQVHQLLKQKPMSTRWDWKFVTKLTLVSIQIVLYLIAAYYSLLSSSDPLQDIAVLSPIISVVSLGVAFSLHVIENSRTNIPNGVLLFYWLLSPVMLVFKIYDLYISDSFADPHTRTYSVLFVLAAINGINILFVERLFHRYRYSCDVLLDELEQKSPEEKADIFAQLTFTWMTPLMKQGYKAYLTEEDLPPLPASNATTKTADKFEKYWNREVQKKTNPSLTKALARAFGGTFMVGGVFKAIQDILSFTQPQLLRLLIQFVNDYNSSEAGTVPLSKGFAIAAAMFIVSVMQTIALHQYFQRAFGTGMRLKSSLTSAIFKKSLVLSNEDRSQKSTGDIVNLMSVDTQRLQDLCQYGQTIWSGPFQIILCLVSLYNILGNSMWAGVAVMVIMIPINSYLANIQKELQKRQMKNKDQRTRLTSEILTNVKSLKLYGWELPFISKLNHVRNDLELVTLKEIGLFSAATSFLWNCAPFFVSCSTFALFVFTQDRPLTTDIVFPALTLFNLLSFPLAVIPMVVSAMVEASVAIGRLTSFLTSEELQPDAVDRLPRANQMGEEAVMVKAGTFLWERKPEYKIALANINFSAKKGELACVVGRVGAGKSSLLQAILGDLYKAEGHVTVKGKVAYVAQVPWIMNATVKENILFGCKFDPEFYQKTVEACALTDDFAILPKGDETQVGEKGISLSGGQKARLSLARSVYARADVYLLDDPLSAVDEHVGRHIIDNVLGPEGLLASKSIVLATNSIPVLSQADTITMLSAGRIVESGELAEVMSTKGAIYSLISDFGKKPRATVSDASSRTALEEGSSEPSSAVPSAAPSELNLTHILDKKRRRESTHTLRRASIASFTKPSIDDEDGDKEENKEHSEQGKVKWDVYIEYAKASNIFGVLTFLVMLLVSTGLSVGGNVWLKHWSEVNTGSHTNPHVGMYLGIYAAFGIGSAFLMLIQTVVLMIYCAIHSAKKLHDGMLNAVIRAPMSFFETTPLGRIINRFSNDVYRVDQILARTFSQFFANSVKVLYTLLVITFSTPQFLLFVVPLGALYVYYQRYYLRTSRELKRLDSVSKSPIYAHFQETLGGISTVRAYDQQTRFSFINESRLDINLKAYYPTISANRWLAVRLEFIGSFIILAAAGLGIGTLPTGRLTAGIIGLAMSYALQITQSLNWIVRMTVEVETNIVSVERILEYSRLDSEAPEVIENNRPAATWPTEGAVVFNDYSVRYRPGLPLVLKNINLDIKPREKIGIVGRTGAGKSSLTLALFRIIEAAGGHIDIDSVDTSLIGLRDLRHRLSIIPQDSQAFEGTIRDNIDPEGVHDDTELWRVLELSHLKTHVQAMSDGLESKVNEGGSNLSVGQRQLMCLARALLTPSKVLVLDEATAAVDVETDHVIQETIRNEFNDRTILTIAHRLNTIMDSDRIVVLSAGEVAEFDSPEKLLQNKDSMFFSLCKQGGFVEE from the coding sequence ATGAACCGTAATATCTGGAAATGGTATCTAACAGCTGATCTAGGATCTCATTGGTTTTGCAGTTCTCGAAGTATGGGTTTGTCCCACGGAATAAATCACTTTGTGGACTACGAAGTGGCCAATGCCCAATTGGCGTTGGTCTCTGAGTCGACCGATCAAAGTAGTTTCCTGGCTGGTGTCACCTCATCAGTAGGTTCCTTGGCTGGCGACATTGTATCCAAATGTTTTCTTTGTAAAGACCCTCAGGGATGGGGCCCTGTATCTGAGTCTCAATTCAGTTTGACACCTTGCTTTGTTGATGGTGTTGTATTGAATTTTCCAAACTTACTGTTGTTAACATTGGGAAGTTACCAAGTTCATCAGCTTTTAAAGCAAAAGCCAATGTCGACCCGATGGGATTGGAAGTTTGTTACAAAGCTGACTCTTGTTAGTATCCAAATTGTCCTTTATCTAATAGCTGCTTATTACAGCTTATTGTCATCAAGCGATCCATTGCAAGATATCGCTGTTTTGTCCCCGATCATTTCAGTGGTTTCTTTGGGCGTTGCCTTCTCACTGCATGTTATTGAAAACTCCAGAACCAATATTCCAAACGGTGTCCTGCTGTTTTATTGGTTATTGTCGCCTGTCATGCTTGTCTTCAAGATTTATGATTTGTATATTAGTGACTCCTTCGCTGATCCCCACACCAGGACTTACAGTGTTCTATTTGTGCTTGCTGCTATTAACggtataaatattttgtttgtcgAAAGATTGTTTCACCGTTACAGATATTCTTGTGACGTTTTGTTAGATGAACTTGAGCAAAAGAGtccagaagaaaaagctgATATTTTTGCGCAGTTGACATTCACTTGGATGACGCCTTTGATGAAGCAAGGTTACAAGGCTTATCTTACTGAGGAAGACTTGCCACCTCTTCCCGCATCAAATGCTACTACTAAGACTGCTGATAAGTTTGAAAAGTACTGGAATCGTGAAGTCCAAAAGAAAACGAACCCTTCATTAACTAAAGCTCTTGCCCGAGCGTTTGGAGGCACATTTATGGTAGGTGGAGTTTTCAAAGCGATTCAAGATATCCTTTCTTTCACACAGCCTCAGTTGTTAAGACTTTTAATTCAATTTGTGAATGATTATAATTCTTCTGAAGCTGGAACTGTGCCTTTGAGTAAGGGCTTTGCCATTGCAGCTGCCATGTTTATTGTTTCAGTGATGCAGACTATTGCCCTTCACCAGTACTTTCAGAGAGCCTTTGGAACTGGTATGAGACTGAAGTCTAGTTTGACCTCtgctattttcaagaaatcttTGGTGCTTTCCAACGAAGACAGATCGCAAAAGTCAACTGGTGATATTGTGAATTTGATGTCAGTTGATACACAACGATTGCAAGATCTTTGTCAATATGGCCAGACAATCTGGTCTGGACCCTTCCAAATCATTCTTTGTTTGGTTAGTTTGTATAATATTCTCGGAAACTCAATGTGGGCAGGTGTAGCCGTCATGGTTATTATGATTCCTATCAACTCATACTTGGCAAACATTCAGAAAGAGTTACAGAAGCGTCAAATGAAGAATAAGGATCAAAGAACTAGACTCACCTCTGAGATTTTGACCAATGTGAAGAGTTTGAAACTTTATGGATGGGAATTACCGTTCATTTCAAAATTAAACCATGTTCGTAATGACCTGGAATTGGTTACCCTCAAGGAAATTGGTTTGTTCTCGGCTGcaacttcttttttgtgGAATTGTGCTCCTTTCTTTGTTTCTTGCTCAACCTTTGCTCTATTCGTTTTTACTCAAGATCGTCCTCTCACTACTGATATTGTGTTCCCAGCATTAACCTTGTTTAACCTTCTCAGTTTTCCATTGGCTGTTATTCCAATGGTTGTCAGTGCTATGGTTGAAGCTTCTGTTGCTATTGGAAGATTGACTTCGTTCTTGACTTCTGAGGAACTTCAACcagatgctgttgacaGACTCCCCAGGGCTAACCAGATGGGCGAGGAAGCTGTCATGGTCAAGGCTGGTACCTTCCTCTGGGAGCGCAAGCCTGAGTATAAGATTGCTCTAGCTAATATCAACTTCAGTGCCAAGAAAGGTGAATTAGCATGTGTTGTTGGTCGTGTCGGTGCAGGCAAGTCATCCCTTTTGCAAGCTATCCTAGGTGATCTCTACAAAGCCGAGGGTCACGTCACTGTAAAAGGAAAGGTCGCTTATGTTGCCCAAGTTCCTTGGATTATGAATGCTACTGtgaaagaaaatattttgtttggaTGCAAGTTTGATCCAGAATTCTATCAGAAGACTGTAGAAGCCTGTGCTTTGACTGATGATTTTGCTATTTTGCCCAAGGGTGATGAGACCCAAGTAGGTGAGAAGGGTATTTCTTTGTCCGGTGGCCAAAAAGCTAGACTTAGTTTGGCTCGTTCTGTTTATGCTCGTGCTGATGTGTACCTCTTAGATGACCCCCTCTCTGCTGTTGACGAGCACGTTGGACGTCatattattgataatgTCTTGGGACCTGAGGGTTTGTTGGCTAGCAAGAGTATCGTCCTTGCAACCAACTCTATTCCGGTTCTTTCTCAAGCTGATACTATTACAATGTTGTCTGCTGGTCGTATTGTTGAGTCTGGAGAGCTTGCTGAAGTTATGAGCACTAAGGGCGCCATTTACTCATTGATATCCGATTTTGGCAAGAAGCCTCGTGCCACTGTCAGTGATGCTAGTTCTCGAACTGCTCTGGAAGAAGGCTCAAGTGAGCCCTCATCTGCTGTTCCTTCAGCAGCTCCCAGTGAACTGAATTTGACTCATATTCTAGACAAGAAGAGACGCCGTGAAAGTACCCATACTTTACGTAGAGCCAGTATCGCTAGTTTTACGAAGCCAAGtattgacgatgaagatggtgaTAAGGAAGAGAACAAGGAGCATTCTGAGCAAGGTAAAGTTAAGTGGGATGTATATATCGAATATGCCAAGGCctcaaatatttttggtgTTCTTACGTTTTTGGTTATGCTGTTGGTATCCACTGGATTGTCAGTTGGAGGTAATGTTTGGCTTAAGCACTGGTCAGAAGTTAATACCGGTTCCCACACCAACCCCCATGTTGGTATGTACCTTGGTATCTATGCAGCTTTTGGTATTGGTTCAGCTTTCCTCATGCTTATCCAAACTGTAGTTTTGATGATTTACTGTGCTATTCATAGTGCCAAGAAGCTGCATGATGGTATGCTAAATGCTGTTATTAGAGCACCAATGTCGTTTTTCGAGACCACTCCCCTTGGACGTATCATTAACAGATTTTCCAATGATGTCTATCGTGTTGATCAAATCCTTGCTAGAACGTTTTCGCAGTTCTTTGCGAACTCCGTCAAAGTGTTGTACACACTTCTTGTTATTACGTTTTCAACTCCCCAGTTCTTGTTGTTCGTTGTTCCACTAGGCGCACTGTACGTCTATTACCAGAGATACTATCTCCGTACCTCGCGTGAACTAAAGAGATTGGACAGTGTTTCCAAGAGTCCCATTTATGCGCACTTTCAAGAGACTCTTGGTGGTATCAGTACAGTTCGTGCCTATGACCAACAGACTAGATTCAGTTTCATCAATGAAAGCAGACTGGATATTAACCTGAAGGCTTACTATCCTACTATTAGTGCTAATAGATGGCTTGCAGTTCGTCTTGAATTCATTGGTTCGTTTATTAtcttggctgctgccggaTTAGGTATTGGCACTTTGCCCACAGGAAGATTAACAGCTGGTATTATTGGCTTGGCTATGTCATATGCTCTTCAAATTACTCAATCATTAAATTGGATTGTTCGTATGACAGTGGAGGTGGAGACTAATATAGTGTCGGTTGAACGTATATTAGAGTACAGTCGTCTCGATAGCGAGGCTCCTGAAGTCATTGAGAACAACCGACCAGCTGCTACTTGGCCCACTGAAGGTGCTGTTGTGTTTAACGATTATTCAGTTAGATACAGGCCCGGCCTTCCCTTGGTGTTGAAGAACATCAATTTAGATATTAAACCTAGAGAGAAGATAGGTATCGTGGGAAGAACTGGTGCAGGAAAATCATCGTTGACTTTAGCATTATTTAGAATCATTGAAGCTGCTGGCGGTCATATCGACATTGACTCTGTCGACACCAGCTTGATCGGTCTGCGTGACCTGAGACACAGACTTTCTATCATCCCCCAAGATTCACAGGCATTTGAGGGTACCATTCGGGATAATATCGATCCAGAAGGCGTACATGATGACACAGAGCTATGGAGAGTGCTTGAACTTTCGCATCTCAAGACCCATGTTCAGGCAATGTCAGATGGCCTTGAATCTAAAGTCAACGAGGGTGGATCCAATCTCTCGGTTGGACAAAGACAGCTGATGTGTCTTGCTAGAGCATTATTAACACCGTCGAAGGTCTTAGTTCTTGATGAAGCTACGGCTGCAGTCGATGTGGAAACAGACCATGTCATCCAGGAGACAATTAGGAACGAGTTTAATGACCGAACGATTCTAACCATTGCTCATCGTCTCAATACCATTATGGACAGCGATCGAATCGTTGTCCTAAGTGCGGGTGAGGTGGCAGAGTTTGATTCTCCTGAAAAACTCTTGCAGAATAAAGACTCGATGTTCTTCTCGCTCTGTAAGCAAGGAGGCTTTGTCGAGGAATGA